One Curtobacterium sp. BH-2-1-1 genomic region harbors:
- a CDS encoding M13 family metallopeptidase, translated as MTDVASTSGIHTDELDATVRPQDDLYRHVNGSWIASTPIPDDKARYGSFTVLAEAAEIAVRDIIERSQQAAPGTEDRKVGDLFTSFTDEDRLEALGTAPIEPLLAEIAAVDSVDDVIRMVGRFERLGLPSFLQLFVDNDPGDPESYVVFLEQSGLGLPDESYYREDRFSDIRTKYREFVAAMFPLAGFEDGGDRTEHVIALETALASKHWDNVTTRDSQKTYNKLPWAEVAALADGIDLRLWWEAIDAPAGAFETVVVREPSFVTGLAELLRDQPLDVWKDWLRWQVIRASAAYLTSAFSATNFSFYGTALTGAPKQRERWKRGVSLVEGAMGEAVGRIYVQEHFDETSKATMDDLVANLVEAYRQSITALDWMTDETRARALDKLDKFTPKIGYPVKWRDYSALPVSADDLIGNVRAVASFQVDRELGKIGKPIDRDEWFMTPQTINAYYNPGFNEIVFPAAILQFPFFEAGRDAAANYGAIGAVIGHEIGHGFDDQGSQYDGDGRLENWWTEADRTAFEERTKALIAQYDALVPTEVPDGHVNGALTIGENIGDLGGLSIAWKAYLLSLDGQEPPVVDGLTGAERFFLSWAQAWRMAIRPEEAARLLSIDPHSPTEFRCNQVVRNIDVYYDTFGVTERDAMYLDPAERVSIW; from the coding sequence ATGACCGACGTCGCAAGCACCTCCGGGATCCACACAGACGAGCTGGACGCCACGGTCCGCCCGCAGGACGACCTGTACCGCCACGTGAACGGCTCGTGGATCGCATCGACGCCGATCCCCGACGACAAGGCACGGTACGGCTCGTTCACGGTGTTGGCCGAGGCCGCCGAGATCGCCGTGCGGGACATCATCGAGCGCTCCCAGCAGGCCGCGCCCGGCACCGAGGACCGCAAGGTCGGCGACCTCTTCACCTCCTTCACCGACGAGGACCGGCTCGAGGCCCTGGGCACCGCGCCGATCGAGCCCCTGCTCGCCGAGATCGCCGCCGTCGACTCGGTCGACGACGTCATCCGCATGGTCGGACGCTTCGAGCGCCTCGGCCTGCCGAGCTTCCTGCAGCTCTTCGTCGACAACGACCCGGGCGACCCGGAGTCCTACGTGGTCTTCCTCGAGCAGTCCGGCCTCGGGCTGCCCGACGAGTCGTACTACCGCGAGGACCGCTTCTCCGACATCCGCACGAAGTACCGCGAGTTCGTCGCCGCGATGTTCCCGCTCGCCGGCTTCGAGGACGGCGGCGACCGCACCGAGCACGTCATCGCACTCGAGACCGCACTGGCGTCGAAGCACTGGGACAACGTCACCACCCGCGACAGCCAGAAGACCTACAACAAGCTGCCGTGGGCCGAGGTCGCGGCGCTCGCCGACGGCATCGACCTCCGCCTCTGGTGGGAAGCGATCGACGCACCGGCCGGCGCCTTCGAGACCGTCGTCGTCCGCGAACCGTCGTTCGTGACCGGTCTGGCGGAGCTGCTCCGCGACCAGCCGTTGGACGTCTGGAAGGATTGGCTGCGCTGGCAGGTGATCCGCGCCTCCGCGGCCTACCTGACGAGCGCCTTCTCGGCGACGAACTTCTCGTTCTACGGCACCGCGCTCACCGGTGCGCCCAAGCAGCGCGAGCGCTGGAAGCGCGGGGTCTCGCTGGTCGAGGGGGCCATGGGCGAGGCGGTCGGCCGCATCTACGTGCAGGAGCACTTCGACGAGACCTCGAAGGCGACGATGGACGACCTCGTCGCGAACCTGGTCGAGGCCTACCGGCAGAGCATCACCGCCCTCGACTGGATGACCGACGAGACGCGTGCTCGGGCCCTCGACAAGCTCGACAAGTTCACGCCGAAGATCGGGTACCCGGTCAAGTGGCGGGACTACTCCGCGCTGCCGGTGTCCGCCGACGACCTCATCGGCAACGTCCGTGCCGTCGCGAGCTTCCAGGTCGACCGCGAGCTCGGCAAGATCGGCAAGCCGATCGACCGCGACGAGTGGTTCATGACCCCGCAGACGATCAACGCGTACTACAACCCCGGGTTCAACGAGATCGTGTTCCCGGCGGCGATCCTGCAGTTCCCGTTCTTCGAGGCCGGGCGTGACGCCGCCGCGAACTACGGCGCGATCGGTGCCGTCATCGGGCACGAGATCGGGCACGGCTTCGACGACCAGGGCTCCCAGTACGACGGCGACGGCCGACTCGAGAACTGGTGGACCGAGGCGGACCGCACCGCGTTCGAGGAGCGCACCAAGGCGCTCATCGCGCAGTACGACGCGCTCGTCCCGACCGAGGTCCCGGACGGCCACGTCAACGGCGCCCTGACGATCGGCGAGAACATCGGCGACCTCGGCGGGCTGTCGATCGCGTGGAAGGCGTACCTGCTGTCCCTCGACGGGCAGGAGCCGCCGGTGGTCGACGGCCTCACCGGTGCCGAGCGCTTCTTCCTCAGCTGGGCGCAGGCCTGGCGGATGGCGATCCGTCCGGAGGAAGCCGCCCGTCTCCTGAGCATCGACCCGCACTCGCCGACCGAGTTCCGCTGCAACCAGGTGGTCCGCAACATCGACGTCTACTACGACACCTTCGGCGTGACCGAGCGGGACGCGATGTACCTCGACCCGGCCGAGCGCGTCTCGATCTGGTGA
- a CDS encoding uracil-xanthine permease family protein, giving the protein MGLPWKLHGDGATVSATTIVAPDERLTWGRTIGLGVQHVVAMFGATFLVPLLTGFPPATTLLFSGIGTILFLLITGNRLPSYLGSSFAFIAPIAAATKIGGIPLALSGIIVVGVLLAAVGAVVHLAGAGWIDRLMPPVVSGAIVALIGFNLAPAARDNFTKAPVVAVITLAAIILVTVLFKGLIGRLSIVIGVVVGYVAALIAGEVSFDAVGKAAWIGLPEFTAPAFDPSQLAIYLAFVPVVLALIAENVGHVKGVGQLTGRDLTPLTGRALFADGISTVLAGVGGGSATTTYGENIGVMAATRVFSTAAYWVAAIVAVLLGLSPKVGAVISSVPPGVLGGATTALYGLIGVIGIRIWVENRVDFAKPKNQLTAGIALIIGIADFTFSFGQASFGGIILGTVAAIVVYHVMDLVGRARGTDEATPEVPDAAHAATGGVPAEPRAD; this is encoded by the coding sequence ATGGGACTTCCGTGGAAGCTGCACGGGGACGGCGCGACCGTCTCCGCGACGACGATCGTCGCGCCGGACGAGCGCCTCACCTGGGGCCGGACGATCGGCCTCGGCGTGCAGCACGTCGTGGCGATGTTCGGCGCGACCTTCCTCGTGCCGCTGCTCACCGGCTTCCCGCCGGCGACGACGCTGCTCTTCAGCGGCATCGGCACGATCCTGTTCCTGCTCATCACCGGCAACCGGCTGCCGAGCTACCTCGGGTCGTCCTTCGCGTTCATCGCCCCGATCGCCGCCGCGACGAAGATCGGCGGCATCCCGCTGGCGCTGTCGGGGATCATCGTCGTCGGGGTGCTCCTCGCGGCCGTCGGTGCCGTGGTGCACCTGGCCGGCGCCGGGTGGATCGACCGCCTCATGCCGCCGGTGGTCTCCGGCGCGATCGTGGCCCTCATCGGCTTCAACCTCGCCCCGGCCGCCCGCGACAACTTCACGAAGGCCCCGGTCGTCGCGGTGATCACCCTCGCCGCGATCATCCTCGTGACCGTGCTCTTCAAGGGGCTCATCGGACGCCTGTCGATCGTCATCGGCGTGGTCGTCGGGTACGTGGCGGCACTGATCGCCGGCGAGGTCTCGTTCGACGCCGTCGGCAAGGCCGCCTGGATCGGTCTGCCCGAGTTCACCGCGCCCGCGTTCGACCCGTCGCAGCTCGCGATCTACCTGGCATTCGTGCCGGTCGTCCTCGCGCTCATCGCCGAGAACGTCGGCCACGTGAAGGGCGTCGGACAGCTCACCGGTCGTGACCTCACCCCGCTCACCGGGCGAGCACTCTTCGCCGACGGCATCTCCACCGTCCTCGCGGGCGTCGGCGGCGGCTCGGCGACGACCACCTACGGCGAGAACATCGGCGTGATGGCCGCCACCCGGGTCTTCTCGACCGCGGCGTACTGGGTGGCCGCGATCGTGGCCGTCCTGCTCGGCCTCTCCCCGAAGGTGGGCGCCGTCATCTCGTCCGTCCCGCCGGGGGTCCTCGGCGGAGCGACCACCGCGCTCTACGGGCTCATCGGCGTCATCGGCATCCGGATCTGGGTCGAGAACCGTGTCGACTTCGCGAAGCCGAAGAACCAGCTGACCGCGGGCATCGCACTCATCATCGGCATCGCCGACTTCACGTTCTCGTTCGGTCAGGCGAGCTTCGGCGGGATCATCCTCGGCACGGTCGCGGCGATCGTGGTCTACCACGTGATGGACCTCGTGGGCCGTGCCCGCGGGACCGACGAGGCGACGCCCGAGGTTCCGGACGCGGCCCACGCCGCCACCGGCGGGGTCCCCGCCGAACCGCGCGCCGACTGA
- a CDS encoding GAP family protein — translation MDTSALVPGALGIAASPLTVASVVFLLGQRRGYRSAVACALGWSTAIVVALVVAVLLGERLPPPSADGAPVQAVVALSASVLLFALAVVQWVRRRLPDGAFASSRWSERMESVGPVRAFALGGLLFLSPKLFVLAFAAGLAFGDADPTAVETVVAGVLFVLVSASTALVPILLAVTLGEHARRALAAMRAWIARWGSLSLVAVLVVLAVLQLVIGLVALA, via the coding sequence GTGGACACATCCGCGCTCGTTCCGGGAGCGCTCGGGATCGCGGCGAGCCCGCTGACCGTCGCCTCGGTCGTCTTCCTGCTCGGACAGCGCCGCGGCTACCGGTCCGCGGTGGCGTGCGCGCTCGGATGGAGCACCGCGATCGTCGTCGCCCTCGTCGTCGCCGTGCTGCTCGGGGAGCGCTTGCCGCCACCGTCCGCGGACGGTGCTCCGGTGCAGGCGGTCGTGGCGCTGTCGGCGTCGGTGCTGTTGTTCGCCCTCGCCGTGGTGCAGTGGGTCCGTCGCCGTCTTCCCGACGGTGCGTTCGCGAGTTCTCGGTGGTCGGAGCGGATGGAGTCGGTCGGCCCGGTGCGCGCCTTCGCACTCGGAGGGCTCTTGTTCCTCAGCCCGAAGCTCTTCGTCCTGGCCTTCGCGGCCGGACTCGCGTTCGGGGACGCCGACCCGACGGCAGTGGAGACCGTCGTCGCCGGTGTGCTGTTCGTGCTCGTGTCGGCGTCGACCGCGCTCGTGCCGATCCTGCTGGCGGTGACGCTCGGCGAGCACGCGCGTCGCGCGCTCGCCGCGATGCGGGCGTGGATCGCCCGGTGGGGCTCGCTGTCGCTCGTCGCGGTGCTGGTGGTTCTCGCCGTCCTGCAGCTCGTGATCGGCCTGGTCGCGTTGGCGTGA
- a CDS encoding MATE family efflux transporter yields the protein MRPSPETRTVDRDIVRLAVPALGALVVEPLFLLTDTALVGHLGATALAAVGLAGAVLQTVTGLLVFLAYSTTPAVARALGGGDRRGAVHAGIDGMWLALVLGVVLALVGWPLAGPLVDLFGASADVSAAATAYLTVSLVGLPGILVVTASTGLLRGLQDTRTPLVVATVGFVANGLLNAVLIYGAGWGVEGSAAGTVIVQWAMAIVYVRIAVRAARASGAPLRPGASGVARALRSGAWLFLRTASLRVAMLATVGAAAGLGTTGLATTQVGLTVFSTLAFALDALAIAGQALVGHGLGARDPARVRLVTRRLVLLGIAGGVLLGVLTLAVSGVLGPVFSDSSAVRGALPVVLVLIAVGMPVAGYVFVLDGVLIGAGDARYLAIAGGVNLVVYLPLLWWAGGTLAGLWAAFALGYIGVRAVTLGVRVHRRGWVEQALAR from the coding sequence GTGCGTCCTTCCCCCGAGACCAGGACCGTCGACCGCGACATCGTCCGCCTCGCGGTGCCGGCGCTCGGTGCGCTCGTCGTCGAGCCGCTGTTCCTGCTGACCGACACCGCGCTCGTCGGGCACCTCGGTGCGACGGCCCTCGCTGCCGTCGGCCTCGCCGGCGCCGTCCTGCAGACCGTCACGGGGCTGCTCGTGTTCCTCGCGTACTCGACGACCCCGGCCGTGGCCCGCGCGCTCGGCGGCGGCGACCGACGCGGGGCCGTGCACGCCGGCATCGACGGGATGTGGCTCGCGCTCGTGCTGGGCGTGGTCCTCGCGCTCGTGGGATGGCCGCTCGCCGGACCGCTGGTCGACCTGTTCGGTGCGTCGGCCGACGTGTCGGCGGCGGCGACCGCCTACCTGACGGTGTCGCTCGTCGGGCTGCCCGGGATCCTGGTCGTCACGGCCTCGACCGGGCTGCTCCGTGGGCTGCAGGACACGAGGACACCGCTCGTCGTCGCCACCGTCGGGTTCGTCGCGAACGGGCTGCTCAACGCCGTCCTCATCTACGGCGCCGGCTGGGGCGTCGAGGGGTCGGCCGCCGGCACCGTCATCGTGCAGTGGGCGATGGCGATCGTCTACGTCCGGATCGCGGTCCGTGCGGCGCGTGCGTCGGGGGCTCCACTGCGCCCGGGTGCCTCGGGCGTCGCGCGGGCGCTCCGGTCCGGTGCCTGGCTGTTCCTGCGGACGGCCTCGCTGCGTGTGGCGATGCTCGCGACGGTCGGCGCCGCCGCGGGGCTCGGGACGACCGGGCTCGCGACCACCCAGGTCGGGTTGACCGTGTTCTCCACCCTGGCGTTCGCGCTCGACGCCCTGGCGATCGCCGGGCAGGCGCTCGTCGGACACGGGCTCGGGGCGCGGGACCCGGCGCGGGTGCGGCTGGTGACGCGGCGTCTCGTCCTGCTCGGGATCGCCGGCGGTGTGCTGCTCGGGGTGCTGACCCTCGCCGTGAGCGGGGTGCTCGGGCCGGTGTTCTCCGACTCGTCCGCCGTGCGTGGCGCGCTGCCCGTCGTCCTCGTCCTCATCGCTGTGGGGATGCCGGTCGCGGGCTACGTGTTCGTGCTCGACGGCGTGCTGATCGGCGCCGGGGACGCGCGGTACCTGGCGATCGCGGGTGGGGTGAACCTCGTCGTGTACCTGCCCCTGCTCTGGTGGGCGGGTGGGACCCTCGCGGGGCTGTGGGCCGCGTTCGCGCTCGGGTACATCGGGGTGCGGGCGGTGACGCTCGGGGTGCGGGTGCACCGGCGCGGGTGGGTCGAACAGGCGTTGGCGCGGTGA
- a CDS encoding lipopolysaccharide biosynthesis protein, whose product MSVRPAPAPAAASSVASSALLATVGIGVQGVAKLLVTVVVGRVFGTETLGQTTALLSLSVFVALLWPNAAGNTASRYLAIALRGRRSDAAVNRLLGLSMLVSTLVLAAVTVPIALAWGNGPGTVLGGVAVVVGYGLYCYARGAQLGYGRAPKVALWDGVTSVLALGLLVLACVARLEPFVLLPLAIGYTVFAVACWPRGNGFGPAAREPVGGLLGFAGWNVLAVVTSNGLLQLTMISAQVTVSAHDAGVYAAAFTLATPASMLGQALGQVLVPAFAHRTDGGSLRSRGAVLLVVGFAAGTAVVFGLVSLLAGWFLPIVYPAEGAAAVADLRYLMVGVWVFTVGLVPAALLLAAGRSRQVALASVAGFVVGAVLMAVLGPVAGVAGGTTGFLVGSAVNLVAVVGLGVRRGSP is encoded by the coding sequence GTGAGCGTGCGTCCGGCTCCCGCTCCTGCCGCGGCCTCGTCCGTCGCGTCGTCGGCCCTGCTCGCCACCGTCGGCATCGGGGTGCAGGGCGTCGCGAAGCTGCTCGTGACCGTCGTCGTCGGCCGGGTGTTCGGCACCGAGACCCTCGGGCAGACCACCGCGCTCCTGTCGCTCTCCGTCTTCGTCGCCCTGCTCTGGCCGAACGCCGCCGGCAACACGGCCTCGCGGTACCTGGCGATCGCGCTGCGCGGACGACGCTCCGACGCCGCGGTGAACCGGCTGCTCGGGCTGTCGATGCTCGTCTCGACCCTGGTGCTCGCCGCCGTCACCGTGCCGATCGCCCTCGCGTGGGGCAACGGCCCGGGCACGGTGCTCGGTGGCGTCGCGGTCGTCGTCGGGTACGGGCTGTACTGCTACGCCCGCGGAGCGCAGCTCGGCTACGGCCGTGCTCCGAAGGTCGCGCTGTGGGACGGCGTGACGAGCGTGCTCGCGCTCGGGCTGCTCGTGCTCGCCTGCGTCGCCCGGCTCGAGCCGTTCGTGCTGCTGCCGCTCGCGATCGGGTACACCGTCTTCGCCGTCGCCTGCTGGCCGCGGGGCAACGGGTTCGGGCCTGCTGCTCGCGAACCCGTCGGCGGGCTGCTCGGGTTCGCGGGGTGGAACGTGCTCGCGGTGGTGACCTCGAACGGGCTGCTCCAGCTGACGATGATCTCGGCGCAGGTCACCGTCTCCGCCCACGACGCCGGCGTCTACGCGGCCGCGTTCACCCTGGCGACCCCGGCCTCCATGCTCGGGCAGGCGCTGGGGCAGGTGCTCGTGCCGGCGTTCGCCCACCGGACGGACGGAGGGTCGCTCCGGTCCCGCGGGGCCGTCCTGTTGGTGGTCGGCTTCGCTGCCGGCACCGCCGTGGTGTTCGGCCTCGTGTCGCTGCTCGCCGGGTGGTTCCTGCCGATCGTCTACCCGGCCGAGGGCGCTGCGGCCGTGGCCGACCTGCGGTACCTGATGGTCGGGGTGTGGGTGTTCACCGTCGGGCTCGTGCCGGCGGCGTTGTTGCTCGCGGCGGGGCGGTCGCGGCAGGTGGCGTTGGCGTCGGTGGCCGGGTTCGTCGTCGGGGCGGTGCTCATGGCCGTGCTCGGGCCGGTCGCGGGGGTGGCCGGGGGGACGACGGGGTTCCTCGTGGGGAGCGCGGTGAACCTCGTGGCGGTGGTGGGGCTCGGGGTGCGCCGGGGGAGCCCGTAA
- a CDS encoding GNAT family N-acetyltransferase — protein sequence MDLDRIWPLFGLRLTTPRLELRPLRDDDLPGLVEAALSGVHDPARMPFGVPWTDAEPDALARSLAQYHWKLRSGVTSTAWGVSFTVLHDGTPIGVQELHGRRFAARKTVESGSWLARAHQGLGFGTEMRAALLLFAFDHLGAEWAESSAAAWNHPSLQVSEKLGYLMNGVTRAQTRDDEVVDEVRVRLKRDDFVRPHWTLRTTGTEAAMELLR from the coding sequence ATGGACCTCGATCGAATCTGGCCGCTGTTCGGATTGCGGCTCACCACTCCGCGGCTGGAGCTCCGGCCGCTGCGCGATGACGACCTCCCGGGCCTCGTCGAAGCAGCCCTGTCCGGCGTGCACGATCCCGCTCGCATGCCGTTCGGTGTCCCGTGGACGGACGCTGAACCGGATGCCCTGGCTCGTTCACTGGCGCAGTACCACTGGAAGCTCCGGTCGGGGGTGACCAGCACCGCGTGGGGCGTGAGCTTCACGGTGCTCCACGACGGCACACCCATCGGCGTGCAGGAGCTCCACGGCCGACGCTTCGCGGCGCGGAAGACCGTCGAGAGCGGTTCTTGGCTCGCGCGGGCTCATCAGGGCCTCGGATTCGGCACGGAGATGCGGGCGGCGCTCCTCCTGTTCGCGTTCGACCATCTCGGTGCCGAATGGGCGGAGTCGAGCGCGGCGGCGTGGAACCACCCGTCGCTGCAGGTCTCGGAGAAGCTCGGCTACCTGATGAACGGTGTGACTCGTGCGCAGACCCGCGACGACGAAGTCGTGGACGAAGTCCGGGTCCGGCTGAAGCGGGACGACTTCGTCCGCCCGCACTGGACGCTGCGGACTACGGGGACCGAAGCCGCGATGGAACTGCTGCGGTAG
- a CDS encoding GNAT family N-acetyltransferase, producing the protein MTWTGAADAQRYGQTLLEGERVRFRALDDADLPDLVRWWREPEWAVLQQLIVRPRPEETVVEVFRGWSKSEGSGEVGFSVVDRTSGELVGHVTLFGATLPVRAARLAVMIGSEHVGRGYGTDAVRLLTAYGFREMGLNRIEIRVHTFNDRARGVYGKLGYQEEGVRRDATFHDGRFHDEVIMSALAREWTSGSEAVAPSSERTATAAVPSRLRSP; encoded by the coding sequence ATGACGTGGACCGGGGCCGCCGACGCACAACGCTACGGACAGACGCTGCTCGAAGGGGAGCGGGTCCGGTTCCGCGCGCTCGACGACGCAGATCTCCCCGACTTGGTCCGCTGGTGGCGTGAGCCGGAGTGGGCCGTGTTGCAGCAGCTCATCGTTCGCCCGAGACCGGAAGAGACGGTCGTCGAAGTGTTCCGGGGCTGGAGCAAGAGCGAAGGCAGCGGAGAGGTGGGGTTCAGCGTCGTCGACCGCACCTCGGGCGAGCTCGTCGGGCACGTGACGCTCTTCGGCGCGACGCTCCCGGTCCGAGCCGCGAGGTTGGCCGTCATGATCGGCAGTGAGCACGTCGGACGCGGGTACGGGACCGACGCGGTCCGTCTCCTGACGGCGTACGGGTTCCGCGAGATGGGGTTGAACCGCATCGAGATCCGGGTCCACACGTTCAACGACCGGGCGCGAGGGGTGTACGGCAAGCTCGGCTACCAGGAGGAGGGAGTGCGCCGCGACGCCACCTTCCACGACGGCCGTTTCCACGACGAGGTGATCATGTCGGCACTCGCCCGCGAGTGGACCTCCGGCTCGGAGGCCGTGGCTCCGTCGTCCGAGCGGACGGCTACCGCAGCAGTTCCATCGCGGCTTCGGTCCCCGTAG
- a CDS encoding AraC family transcriptional regulator, which yields MTGAPAEMFASHPVAASTTADEAAAVLSEVFLPMDIAPTDGSPDVRMHLNALTLGRITFGYMHFREAVQIRTTEPVDYHLDIPVRSRMTARAAGSAPVRGTAQTAGLFMPGRSVDLDCGDWFAQVSVMIPRRDLQTELELLLDAPVSEPVEFDAAFDLETTGGRAVSQALRLVDEGSRQARGPLTHPLAVRSLEQVFLHSLLLGQPHNYSAALDSPRGGAGSRSVSRAVELLRDDPARPWTVAVLASAVFTSVRSLQEGFRRTLDTTPTAYLRRLRLERARQDLLAVGPERVSVTEVAARWGFLHVSRFAAAYAQRFGELPSETLRRTQRR from the coding sequence ATGACCGGGGCGCCAGCGGAGATGTTCGCATCGCACCCGGTCGCAGCCAGCACGACCGCGGACGAGGCCGCAGCGGTGCTCAGCGAGGTCTTCCTCCCGATGGACATCGCCCCCACGGACGGATCTCCCGACGTCCGCATGCACCTCAACGCGCTCACGCTCGGACGGATCACGTTCGGGTACATGCACTTCCGCGAGGCCGTCCAGATCCGCACGACGGAGCCGGTCGACTACCACCTCGACATCCCGGTGCGTTCGCGGATGACCGCGCGCGCAGCCGGGAGCGCACCGGTGCGCGGCACTGCACAGACCGCCGGGCTGTTCATGCCCGGCCGATCGGTCGATCTCGACTGCGGCGACTGGTTCGCGCAGGTCTCGGTCATGATCCCCCGCCGCGACCTGCAGACCGAGCTCGAGCTGTTGCTGGACGCGCCGGTGTCCGAACCCGTCGAGTTCGACGCTGCCTTCGACCTCGAGACCACGGGCGGACGAGCCGTGTCGCAGGCACTCCGACTCGTGGACGAGGGATCACGGCAAGCGCGAGGTCCACTCACGCATCCGCTCGCGGTCCGCAGCCTCGAGCAGGTGTTCCTCCACAGCCTGCTGCTCGGACAGCCGCACAACTACTCGGCAGCGCTCGACTCGCCGCGGGGTGGAGCCGGTTCGCGATCCGTGTCGCGAGCCGTCGAACTGCTCCGCGACGACCCGGCGCGGCCGTGGACGGTGGCTGTCCTCGCGTCCGCCGTGTTCACGAGCGTCCGGAGCCTCCAGGAGGGCTTCCGTCGGACCCTGGACACCACGCCGACGGCCTACCTCCGGCGCCTCCGGCTGGAGCGGGCACGCCAGGACCTCCTCGCCGTCGGACCAGAGCGCGTCTCCGTGACCGAGGTCGCGGCTCGCTGGGGGTTCCTGCACGTCAGCCGGTTCGCTGCGGCGTACGCCCAGCGGTTCGGCGAGTTGCCGTCGGAGACGCTGCGGCGCACACAGCGACGCTGA
- a CDS encoding family 20 glycosylhydrolase, with protein MVSKVTASSTTTSTRTTVRTTLTVKNTSVARKPAADAWLSLTAGSKRYTLGHVSVQSLAAGASATIHATQTAPPRAPAGKYAVLACTGAFSLSKCGTSATSVTTARATRARPNTGVMLDVARAYYPVALIEQYIALLADHGGRFLHLHLTDDQNVGIESEVLGQTLANADLRDGVYTSRITGRPFLSAAQAREISRYAARRGIAIVPEIDTPGHMAAAFALLEAGHGKKWVDRIRTGESELDTSAPGSSALAERLLQEVTRTFPSSRTVHIGGDEWGDDVTADERVQWLNTMAAAVGNRAVWAWNDGIDRAAIGRLDPRIHVTYWSFDGDTEDATERRERRARRAGANDLYAAGIDLLNYDSYYLYEVPTDLDAADSEYTVADLRENWSLRTWDGDSGARLAGPMSGAAVAIWGEDLEAPPSEALLRWSAPHVLAMIETAGS; from the coding sequence GTGGTCAGCAAGGTCACCGCGAGCAGCACCACCACGTCGACACGCACCACGGTGCGCACGACGCTGACGGTCAAGAACACCTCGGTGGCGCGCAAGCCGGCAGCCGACGCGTGGCTCTCCCTGACGGCCGGGAGCAAGCGGTACACACTCGGACACGTCTCGGTGCAGTCACTCGCTGCCGGTGCGAGCGCGACGATCCACGCGACGCAGACCGCGCCTCCTCGTGCGCCGGCCGGGAAGTACGCGGTCCTCGCGTGCACGGGAGCGTTCTCCCTGTCGAAGTGCGGCACCTCGGCCACGAGCGTCACCACTGCCCGCGCGACCCGGGCACGTCCCAACACCGGCGTGATGCTCGACGTGGCTCGTGCCTACTACCCGGTGGCGCTGATCGAGCAGTACATCGCGCTCCTCGCCGATCACGGTGGTCGCTTCCTGCACCTCCACCTCACCGACGACCAGAACGTGGGCATCGAGAGCGAGGTCCTCGGCCAGACCCTCGCGAACGCCGATCTCCGGGACGGCGTCTACACGAGTCGGATCACCGGTCGGCCGTTCCTCAGCGCGGCGCAGGCACGGGAGATCTCCCGGTACGCCGCGCGACGAGGCATCGCGATCGTTCCCGAGATCGACACCCCCGGCCACATGGCTGCGGCGTTCGCCCTCCTCGAGGCCGGACACGGCAAGAAGTGGGTGGACCGGATCCGTACGGGCGAGAGCGAACTCGACACGTCGGCGCCCGGGAGCTCCGCGTTGGCCGAACGACTCCTGCAGGAGGTCACGCGGACCTTCCCGTCGAGCCGCACCGTCCACATCGGCGGCGACGAGTGGGGCGATGACGTCACCGCCGACGAACGCGTCCAGTGGTTGAACACGATGGCGGCGGCCGTCGGCAACCGTGCGGTGTGGGCGTGGAACGACGGGATCGACCGGGCTGCGATCGGGCGACTGGATCCGCGTATCCACGTCACCTACTGGAGCTTCGACGGCGACACCGAGGACGCGACGGAACGCCGCGAGCGCCGAGCGCGACGGGCGGGTGCGAACGACCTGTACGCCGCCGGGATCGACCTGCTGAACTACGACTCGTACTACCTGTACGAGGTGCCGACGGACCTCGATGCGGCCGACAGCGAGTACACCGTCGCCGATCTCCGCGAGAACTGGTCGCTCCGGACCTGGGACGGGGACTCGGGCGCACGTCTGGCGGGTCCGATGTCCGGGGCGGCCGTCGCGATCTGGGGCGAGGACCTCGAAGCCCCACCGTCCGAGGCGCTCCTGCGCTGGAGCGCCCCACACGTGCTCGCGATGATCGAGACCGCCGGCTCGTAG
- a CDS encoding TetR/AcrR family transcriptional regulator produces MSVSQSPRRADAERNRARLVDVARDALRSDAATTMQSLARLAGVGQGTLYRHFPTREALLAEVYRADFLGLVASARELAARPSQDGALRSWLDELAAFGYQKHALADVLDAATRQQLHDEQYDEISSAIGALLQAGARDGVLRPDVEPADLLALVAFLWRLGASAADRVPHLLDLVVDGLRPTGSGGR; encoded by the coding sequence ATGTCCGTTTCGCAATCGCCCCGTCGCGCCGACGCCGAGCGCAACCGCGCTCGCCTCGTCGACGTCGCGCGCGACGCGCTGCGCTCCGACGCCGCCACGACGATGCAGTCGCTGGCCAGACTCGCGGGGGTCGGCCAGGGGACGCTCTACCGGCACTTCCCCACCCGGGAGGCGCTGCTCGCCGAGGTCTACCGCGCCGACTTCCTGGGACTGGTCGCCTCGGCGCGGGAGCTGGCCGCCCGACCGTCGCAGGACGGCGCGCTCCGCTCGTGGCTCGACGAGCTCGCCGCCTTCGGGTACCAGAAGCACGCATTGGCGGACGTGCTCGACGCTGCGACCCGGCAGCAGCTGCACGACGAGCAGTACGACGAGATCAGCAGTGCGATCGGCGCGCTGCTGCAGGCCGGCGCTCGGGACGGGGTACTCCGACCTGACGTCGAGCCGGCGGACCTCCTGGCGCTCGTCGCGTTCCTCTGGCGGCTCGGGGCGTCGGCCGCGGATCGGGTGCCGCACCTGCTCGACCTGGTCGTCGACGGGCTGCGTCCCACCGGATCCGGTGGACGGTGA